The genomic segment ATGAATTCTGGCCGAAGGCATTGACTCGGGACGGATCTCCGGACGGTGGTCCTGATACGGAGGTCTATGGGGATATGTTTATCGCCGAAGGTTTGGCCGAATTTTCACGCGCCAGCGGCGAAAGCAAGTATTGGGATGAAGCGCGAGAGATCGTGCTCAAATGTGTACGCCGCTATGACCGCCCTGACTACCATCCCACAATCGGCCAGACCTATCTGGGCCCCGGCGCGCGCGATTTTCCCGGGGCGAGAATCGAAGGTGTCTGGATGGTATTAGTCCGCACTTGCTCGCAGATGCTGGCGATGCACCCTGATCCTGAATTGCTCTCGATCCTCGATCGAGCGATCGACTCTCTCTTGATTCATCATTTCAATCCTCGCTTCCAGTTGGTGAACGAACTGATGAATCACGATTTGTCGCGGCCCGAGAACGAATATGAACAGCTAGTGTACGCTGGCCATGCAATTGAAACACTTTGGATGATCCTGTACGAAGCCCGGCGCCGGAGTGATGTTGAAATGTTCGATCGAGCAGCAGCGATGTTCCAGCGCCACTGTGAGGTAGCCAAAGATCGTGTATATGGAGGGTTGTTCCGCAACCTGACGAACGTAGATCAGAATGCCTGGACTATGGATAAGACCTTATTCCCGCAGCAGGAAGCGCTCATTGGATCACTCTGTTTGATTGAGGAGACTGGCGATCCGTGGGCCACGGAATTTTATAGGGAACTCGATCACTATGTGCGTGCCAAATTTCCCATGCGCACTCTTCATTCGCCGCTTTGGCAGGTGGTGGGAAACAGGCAAGTAGACCCGACGCCGGATATGACGAGAGCGGAAAATTATCATCAGCCGCGCTTTCTCATGCTGAACTTGCTGGCTACTGAGCGGCTGATCGCGAGGAAAGGAAAACCGATCCGTGCCGTTTGAGCGGCGCCCATCATTTCATCGAATGCTAAGAAAAATATCGTGGTTTCGTGTTCGCAACCCAATTGCCATCGCGGCCTGGGTTGTGCTGCTCTCCGCCTGCGGCAAGAAGAATCCTGAAGAACGTGCGCTCTCCCCGGAAGCATCGATGAAGGCGATGCAGATTCAAGGCGACTTTCACGTGGAGCTGTTCGCCTCTGAACCGCAAGTCATGAGCCCGGTGGACATGGCCTTCGACGAAAACGGGAAAGTTTACGTCGCCGAGATGCTCGATTATCCTGACGATCCTCCACCCGGTAAGCCTGTCCGTTCCCGGATCCGGCTGCTTGAAGATACCGATCATGACGGCAAGTACGATCGAGCTACGGTATTTGCCGATCACATCCTCGCAGTCAGCGGGATTATGCCCTGGAAGCACGGCCTCATCGTAACCAGCGCGCCTGACATTTTATTCATGGAAGATACGAATGGCGACGGCAAAGCGGACATACGCAAGGTTCTCTACACGGGTTTCGCTAAAGCCAATCAGGAAGCCCGGATCACTAATCCTCGTCTCAGTATTGATAACTGGATCTATTGCTCAAACACGGGGACTGGCGGACTGATCCGTTCACCCGAACATCCTGAGATGCCGCCCGTGCTGGTTCGCGGCACGGATTTCCGATTCGACCCAATTAGCGGAAGGGCGGAAGCGGCGTCCGGCCCGGCGCAGTTCGGTTCTACTTTCGATGATTTCGGAAATCGCTTCATTACGCAGAACACGACGCATATCCGGCACGTTGTGCTTCCGATGCAATATCTGGCGCGTGCGCCGCTACTCGAGATACCCGCCGAGGCGCAGGACATCTCCGATCATGGACGACCGTCGGCGCGAATGTATCCACTTACTCATCCACAGGAGTGGCGCAAAGAGCGGACCAGCCTTCGCCAGGAGCGCTATGACGAAAACGAGTTGCACCGCACCGAAGAAGTTGGCGGATGGTTTACGGCAGCATCAGGCAGCACGATCTATAGCGGCGATGCCTGGCCGAAAGAATACATTGGAAATGTTTTCACTGGCGATGTCAGCGGAAACCTGATCCATCGCGATCTCATTCTGCCTGACGGCGCGACCTTCCGCGCTCATCGCGCGAAAGACAATGTTGAGTTTCTCGCTTCGACCGATGTCTGGTTTCGTCCCTGCAATTTTGCCAATGCGCCGGACGGGAACTTCTACTTCACCGATATTTACAGGCAGGTCATTGAAACACCGGAATCGATACCGGAAGAAATTCGCAAAAAGATCAATTTCTACAATGGCGATACCCTGGGACGCATCTATCGCATCGTTCCCAATAGCTCACCCGTTCACAGGAATTTACAGCCTGGTCTGGGCACGCTAAGTTCCGCCGATTTGGTAACGCAATTAGCAAGCGCCAACGGATGGCATCGTTGGACCGCGCATCGGCTGCTGCTCGAACGGCAGGATCGGACTATAGTTCCTAAACTCCAGGCGATGGCGGAGAATGGTTCTTCTCCCGAAGCTCGCATGCATGCGCTTTCGCTACTGGATACCTTTTCCGGACTGCAGCCGGCGGGAATTGAGCATGCGCTGAAAGATTTAGACGGACGAATCCGGCAGAACGCTGTGCGGCTGAGCGAACGCGATT from the Terriglobia bacterium genome contains:
- a CDS encoding AGE family epimerase/isomerase — encoded protein: EFWPKALTRDGSPDGGPDTEVYGDMFIAEGLAEFSRASGESKYWDEAREIVLKCVRRYDRPDYHPTIGQTYLGPGARDFPGARIEGVWMVLVRTCSQMLAMHPDPELLSILDRAIDSLLIHHFNPRFQLVNELMNHDLSRPENEYEQLVYAGHAIETLWMILYEARRRSDVEMFDRAAAMFQRHCEVAKDRVYGGLFRNLTNVDQNAWTMDKTLFPQQEALIGSLCLIEETGDPWATEFYRELDHYVRAKFPMRTLHSPLWQVVGNRQVDPTPDMTRAENYHQPRFLMLNLLATERLIARKGKPIRAV
- a CDS encoding PVC-type heme-binding CxxCH protein; the encoded protein is MLRKISWFRVRNPIAIAAWVVLLSACGKKNPEERALSPEASMKAMQIQGDFHVELFASEPQVMSPVDMAFDENGKVYVAEMLDYPDDPPPGKPVRSRIRLLEDTDHDGKYDRATVFADHILAVSGIMPWKHGLIVTSAPDILFMEDTNGDGKADIRKVLYTGFAKANQEARITNPRLSIDNWIYCSNTGTGGLIRSPEHPEMPPVLVRGTDFRFDPISGRAEAASGPAQFGSTFDDFGNRFITQNTTHIRHVVLPMQYLARAPLLEIPAEAQDISDHGRPSARMYPLTHPQEWRKERTSLRQERYDENELHRTEEVGGWFTAASGSTIYSGDAWPKEYIGNVFTGDVSGNLIHRDLILPDGATFRAHRAKDNVEFLASTDVWFRPCNFANAPDGNFYFTDIYRQVIETPESIPEEIRKKINFYNGDTLGRIYRIVPNSSPVHRNLQPGLGTLSSADLVTQLASANGWHRWTAHRLLLERQDRTIVPKLQAMAENGSSPEARMHALSLLDTFSGLQPAGIEHALKDLDGRIRQNAVRLSERDLKQSKPLANAVLAEATESDPHVQFQAALTLGDLNDPKALTALAELAHQHSSDQWFRGAILSSVADSASPFYEALLAKGETWTDPQLLISLSALIGSRRKENELSRWFAGLGKLQHPDKELAGLTRGLELVRARYLQVPGAEAALMQQIESGKEPVRRAAWEASTHFKLDKLLQRAQKDATNVDLPEGNRILAIQALRGGHFNTVGPVLDKILVPNATPNVEVAAIDSLAAFDDPDVAKIILAHWANLSPQAHEHAFDALVGHKNRVPILLQAVRSGKLDRAALDGSVRSHLYENPDPAIVKEARALLSSTSGDRAQVVAHYQGVLTTPGNAFQGKIVFQANCARCHMPRIQGGRVGPDLSG